The sequence GCGGTTTATATCAGTAAATTCAATTTCAGTCAATTATCCCTAAAATAGTACAAGGCAAATCACAGATGGGTGCGAACCGCGGCAAATCTAATATTATCAGGCTGTTTAATGTGACCAAGCGCTATGGCGGCAAGCTGGCGTTAAACAACATCACCCTTGATATTAAGCCCGGCGAGTTCATTTTTATTTCCGGACCCTCCGGGGCCGGTAAATCCACCTTACTCAAAATTTTATACCTGGCCGAACGGGTCTCCGAAGGACAAATTCTGATTGACGGTATTAATCTGGCACGGATTTCATCCACAAAACTGCCTTTTCTACGGCGTCGTTTCGGCATGGTGTTCCAGGACTTCAAACTAATCCCCAACCGCACCGTGTTTGAAAATGTCGCCCTGGTGCTCAAGGTTGCCGGAGAAAAACCGTCCTACATAAAAAAAAAGGTAATGCACGTGCTCAGGGTCACGGGTATGGAGAAAAAGGCCAATCACCTGCCGCCGACCCTGTCGGGCGGCGAACAGCAACGGGTAGCCGTGGCAAGGGCGGTGGTAGGAGAACCATCCATTATCCTTGCAGATGAACCTACGGGTAATCTGGATAGTGAATCTGCCCGGCGTGTACTTGATCTGCTTCTAGGCTATCATCAAAACGGGGCCACCATTCTCATAGCCAGCCATAATATAGAGCAGATGGATTGTTTTAGCCGAGGACGAAATGTCGTCCTGGAAGACGGGAAGCTCAAAAAAATATCAACCTTTCTACGTTGAAAGCTAAAAAAAATTCGATTGCGATATGATGCGATTTTTAAAAAATGCCTTAACAGATATCCGGTCCAACCGATTTTTAAACATAATCACCATCATGACCATTGCCCTTTCCATGCTTCTGATATCGGTTTTCATGCTTTTTTTTGAAAACACCGGCCGGGTCCTTTCCGCCTGGAACCAGGGTGGACGAGCCATGGTTTACTTAAACGATTCGTTCACGCCTGCCATGCTCCCCAATGTAAAAGAACAGCTTATATCCGCGGGCGGCATTGAAAAAATGGTATTTATACCCAAAACCCAGGCGCTGGAACGGCTTAAAAAAGAAATCGGTTCCAAAACCCAGTTTCTGTCGACCCTTCAGGAGAATCCCCTCCCCGACGCCATTGAAGTCACCATGACGACCCATTCAAGCTTTGACCAAATTCAAAAGGAAGCCCACCGGATTGAGGCCTTAGACATTGTAGATACCGTCGAGTATGGTCAAGGATGGCTGGGCCGCTTTTTCAAACTGTTCAATCTTTTCAAAATGACCGGTTATACCATGAGCGGTCTGTTTTTAATGATTGCCCTGTTCATCACGGCCAACACTGTGCGCCTGACCTTTTATGCAAGGCAGACTGAAGTGGAAATCATGCGTCTGGTGGGTGCCACTGACGGGTTCATCAAAACACCTTTTTACGTTGAAGGGCTCCTCCAGGGATTTTTAGGCGGGGTTTTGGGTATAATCATCCTTTTAACAGGCTATCTGACACTTTCTTCCGGCATTTCCCAGAACCTGGGCGCCTATGTCTATCTGGATATTCATTTTCTTTCCTGGCCGGCTGTGGCAATAATTTTATTTTCCAGCACCTTTTTAGGTTGGTTCGGATGTTTCATTTCCCTGAAACAAATTTTAAGGCCATGCACCGTAAAATAGGGCCTTTCTTTTTTGCCTGCATTACGGCTGCTGCCGTCATTTTGGGCATGACGGATCTGTGCTGCACCCAGGTCCTGTATAAGGGCAAAATCAATACGGCCAAGCTCAATGTCCGTTCCGCTCCCGATACCCAATCTTCGGTGGTGGTAGTTCTCAACAAAGGCGAACGGGTGGATGTTCTGGAAATGAAAGAAGGTGTCGGCGGCTGGCTGACGGTGGAATACCAAGGGATTCAAGGATATATCAGAAACCACAGCCGCTATATTCTCTTAAAACCGATGTCGTCGAATCCGGAACAAAAGCAGAAACCAGCGCCGTCCACCCCCACCTCTGTTCCGTCAATAAAAATCCCGGCCAAGGGCATAAAGAAAAAATCTGACCCCCAAAAAACTTCCGGGGCAAATCAAGCCGGAAAGGAGGTTATTGCAAGACAGATCCGGGAAGAGAACCAAAAAGTCAAAAAATTTTCCCGGCAGGAGATGCAGATTATTGACGGACTTAACGAAATTGATATGGCCCTGAACCGGGCACGAATAACCGCCCGGAACCTAAGGCGCAATGCCAGTGCCATTGCCCAGGAAATTGAAAGAACACAGGCGCGCATTGCAGAGCTGAACAACTCAATGGAAAAGACACGGAATTATGCCGGAAAACGCCTGAATGCCCTTTTCCGCATGCACATGATGGGTCGCCTTGAAATGGCAGGTCCCCCGTCGTCTTTGTTTGATTTTGTCACCACCCAGAACGCACTTAAAAACGTGGTGACATCGGACTTTGCCCTACTGGATAAACAAGCACGGGACATAAAGGAACTCAAGGGTCTTGAACAAAATCTGAACAGTCAGCACAAGCTGGAATCAAACCTGCAGAAACAATTGGCCGATGAGATTGAAATCCGCAAAAAAGAAGCCCGTAAAAAGAAGAAAATTCTTCAAGATATCAGGCAGCGCAAGAGTCTGTCCCTGGCAGCCATGAACTCTCTCAAAGCATCATCCCATGCCCTGAATCAAACCATATCCGCCATGGCGCCCCCGGCCGGTTCCTCCCGTGTAAAAACGTCCTTTGACGGACAGAAAGGCCGACTGCAGTCCCCGGTAAAAGGTAAAGTCATTTCAAATTTCGGCACCAAACGCAAGGGAGATTACAACGCCTTCACATTTCAAAGCGGAATTGATATAAAGGCGGAACGGGGTACGCCCGTAAAAAACGTTTTCAACGGAGAGGTCATGTTTGCCCAGTGGCTGAAGGGTTACGGCAATCTGATGATCATCGACCATGGAAACAATTATTATACCCTTTACGCCCATTTGGAAGAACTATACAAAAAAAAGGGCGAGCGGGTGGACACTGGAAAAATCATTGGCACGGCAGGAGATACCGGCTCCATCAAGGGCCCGTGCCTTCATTTTGAGGTCCGTCACCACGGCAAACCCGTCGATCCCCTCAAATGGCTGAAAAAAGGAGCATGACAAATGAGAAAAACGAATTGGGCCGGATTGATGAGACTCTGGCTGACTGCAGCTGTGATCCTTATGCTGACGGCAGGTTCAGTGCAAGCGGCTGAAGAAGAAACCTATCAATCCTTGAAACTATTTGCCGACGTCCTGGAAGAGCTTGAAAAAAATTATGTGGACGAGGTCAAGCCCGAAGATCTGGTGCACAATGCCATAAAGGGTATGGTGGGCAATCTTGATCCCCATTCCAGCTTCATGCCTCCTGATGCCTTTGAGGATCTTCAGGATGACACCAAAGGGGAATTTTCCGGTATCGGCATTGTCATTACCATGAAGGACGGCATTCTTACAGTCGTCTCACCCATTGAAGGTACCCCTGCCTACGAGGCCGGTATCACCGCCGGGGACATCATTATCAAAATTGATGATGCATCCACCAAGGACATGGCCATGTGGGAAGCGGTGAACAAAATGAGAGGGCCGCGGTACGAAGAAGTTAAAATAACCATCATCCGGGAAGGGGCCTCAGCCCCTCTGGTCTTCACGCTCAAGCGGGATCTAATCCCCATGACCAGCGTACGCTCGGCCATGCCGGAGCCGGGGTTCGGGTACTTACGAATCACCAACTTCAGAATGAACACCCTGGATGATGTGATCAAACACTTGTCAGGCCTGGAAAAACAGGGAAACGGTCTTAAAGGCCTGGTTATTGACCTTCGGGATAATCCGGGAGGATTGCTGGACCAGGCCATTCGAATTTCCGACCTGTTTATCAACCAGGGGACGATCGTGTCCATCAAGGGACGCATCGAAAAAAACAACCAGGCGTTCAAGGCCCGTCCTAATTTTCCGGAACGTGACTACCCCATTGTCACCCTGATCAACGGCGGTTCCGCCTCAGCTTCCGAAATTGTGGCCGGGGCACTGAAAGACAATCACCGGTCCCTGATTTTAGGCACACCATCCTTTGGCAAGGGCTCGGTGCAAACCGTGAGGCCACTCAAGGACGGATTCGGGCTTAAATATACCATTGCCCGGTACTACACGCCCAGCGGGCATTCCATCCAGGCCAAAGGCATCCAGCCGGACATCCGGGTGGAACCCGGAACAGTAAAGGATGACCCGAAAGATAATTCGGCCTTTGACCTGATGCTCAAAGAAAAAGATTTGAAAAACAGTCTTAAACCCGAAGAGGAAGAACCTAAAAACAAGAAAAAATCCCAAAAAGATGCTGAAATCGAAAAACTCAATAAAGATATCCAGGTAAAACGCGCGCTTGATATTCTCATCAGCTATGGTGTGTTCACTAAAATAAATGGCACAAACTAAACCCACGGGCGGTACAAAAAAAAATCAGGGCAAAAAGGCAAAGGCGCCCCAAAAGACACCCAAAACCGCCCGGAAAAAAAGCACGAAACCCAAAAAAACCAGGACAAAAAAACCTGCTAAGAAAAAAGGTCCCAATTTTTTCAATGAATTGAAAAAAACGGTGCTGGGGATCACCATCCTTGTGGCGGTTTGCCTGACTGCGGCTATGCTGGTTGATATTTTTGTAAAAAACAGCCGGCCGGTGGCACAAAAAAACCAAATAGTTAAAAAAGCAGCGCCTGTGGCACAGCCGCAGATCCCGGTGCCGCCCCGGCAAAAATCCCTGCCCCCG comes from uncultured Desulfobacter sp. and encodes:
- the ftsE gene encoding cell division ATP-binding protein FtsE translates to MGANRGKSNIIRLFNVTKRYGGKLALNNITLDIKPGEFIFISGPSGAGKSTLLKILYLAERVSEGQILIDGINLARISSTKLPFLRRRFGMVFQDFKLIPNRTVFENVALVLKVAGEKPSYIKKKVMHVLRVTGMEKKANHLPPTLSGGEQQRVAVARAVVGEPSIILADEPTGNLDSESARRVLDLLLGYHQNGATILIASHNIEQMDCFSRGRNVVLEDGKLKKISTFLR
- the ftsX gene encoding permease-like cell division protein FtsX; protein product: MMRFLKNALTDIRSNRFLNIITIMTIALSMLLISVFMLFFENTGRVLSAWNQGGRAMVYLNDSFTPAMLPNVKEQLISAGGIEKMVFIPKTQALERLKKEIGSKTQFLSTLQENPLPDAIEVTMTTHSSFDQIQKEAHRIEALDIVDTVEYGQGWLGRFFKLFNLFKMTGYTMSGLFLMIALFITANTVRLTFYARQTEVEIMRLVGATDGFIKTPFYVEGLLQGFLGGVLGIIILLTGYLTLSSGISQNLGAYVYLDIHFLSWPAVAIILFSSTFLGWFGCFISLKQILRPCTVK
- a CDS encoding peptidoglycan DD-metalloendopeptidase family protein, producing the protein MHRKIGPFFFACITAAAVILGMTDLCCTQVLYKGKINTAKLNVRSAPDTQSSVVVVLNKGERVDVLEMKEGVGGWLTVEYQGIQGYIRNHSRYILLKPMSSNPEQKQKPAPSTPTSVPSIKIPAKGIKKKSDPQKTSGANQAGKEVIARQIREENQKVKKFSRQEMQIIDGLNEIDMALNRARITARNLRRNASAIAQEIERTQARIAELNNSMEKTRNYAGKRLNALFRMHMMGRLEMAGPPSSLFDFVTTQNALKNVVTSDFALLDKQARDIKELKGLEQNLNSQHKLESNLQKQLADEIEIRKKEARKKKKILQDIRQRKSLSLAAMNSLKASSHALNQTISAMAPPAGSSRVKTSFDGQKGRLQSPVKGKVISNFGTKRKGDYNAFTFQSGIDIKAERGTPVKNVFNGEVMFAQWLKGYGNLMIIDHGNNYYTLYAHLEELYKKKGERVDTGKIIGTAGDTGSIKGPCLHFEVRHHGKPVDPLKWLKKGA
- a CDS encoding S41 family peptidase, encoding MRKTNWAGLMRLWLTAAVILMLTAGSVQAAEEETYQSLKLFADVLEELEKNYVDEVKPEDLVHNAIKGMVGNLDPHSSFMPPDAFEDLQDDTKGEFSGIGIVITMKDGILTVVSPIEGTPAYEAGITAGDIIIKIDDASTKDMAMWEAVNKMRGPRYEEVKITIIREGASAPLVFTLKRDLIPMTSVRSAMPEPGFGYLRITNFRMNTLDDVIKHLSGLEKQGNGLKGLVIDLRDNPGGLLDQAIRISDLFINQGTIVSIKGRIEKNNQAFKARPNFPERDYPIVTLINGGSASASEIVAGALKDNHRSLILGTPSFGKGSVQTVRPLKDGFGLKYTIARYYTPSGHSIQAKGIQPDIRVEPGTVKDDPKDNSAFDLMLKEKDLKNSLKPEEEEPKNKKKSQKDAEIEKLNKDIQVKRALDILISYGVFTKINGTN